The following are encoded in a window of Arvicanthis niloticus isolate mArvNil1 chromosome 1, mArvNil1.pat.X, whole genome shotgun sequence genomic DNA:
- the LOC117720854 gene encoding vomeronasal type-2 receptor 116-like has product MAKMFSLIGIFLGLKLSFLFCHLSDPRCFWRIKDKENYLGDKEADCFFSIYTRSGYVKNDYFSGNLDKQVTPKTIHLISSVYFAIEEINRNIHILPNISLLVNIQCNLMLDHVKGGLSLKRKDITPNYYCTNQRRYLIILTGPLWITSYKFGPILYFSRTPEIFCGYSNFISDQEQFPHLYQMTPKDTSLPLAIVSLVVHFSWNWVGVIITDDDHGIQFLSELRAIMERNTVCLSFVTMITYNNILYIKMMNTYYHQIIMSSAKVVIVYGDKESPVQLNFMIWKFKNIQRLWVSVSQFDMITMVRDFMLTSLYGTLIFSHQQSEMSGFKQFMQTVHPSNYSNDISFAKLWWTYFKCSLPPPNCITLKNCPTQTLLKWFLVPPLGISMSESCFSLYNAVHAVAHSLHEMLLQHVDTCSENDGKLLEFNSWKMFSFLKTIQFSNPSGHQVNMNQNKKLDTEYDIFYIVDILKQYGLKMKIGRFSGHFPNGQQLFMSGKMIDSATDIKKMLPSICSMPCRPGLRKYIKEGKAPCCFDCYPCPENEVSNRTDMDQCVMCPEDEYANTDQTNCLKKIVTFLDYKEPLGMALAGLALSFSALTAIVLCVFLKHRETPIVKANNETLSYVLLISLIFCFLCSLLYIGHPSTASCMLQQTTFAIVFTVAASSVLAKTITVVLAFKITVPGRRLRWLLLSRAPNYIIPICTMIQMILCGIWLGTSPPFVDVYTHMIHGHIIIVCNKGFVISFYCVLGYMGSLALASFTVAFLARNLPDTFNEAKLLTFSMLVFCSVWITFLPVYHSTKGKAMVAVEVFCILASSAGMLLCIFVPKCYIILLRPQINSFHEFRKMQAKSKNIN; this is encoded by the exons ATGGCAAAGATGTTCTCTTTGATTGGTATATTCTTGGGTCtgaagctttcttttcttttttgccattTGAGTGACCCCAGGTGCTTTTGGAGaatcaaagataaagaaaattatcTAGGAGATAAAGAGGCTGactgtttcttttccatttatacaAGGAGTGGTTATGTGAAGAATGATTACTTCAGTGGGAATCTAGACAAGCA GGTGACACCTAAGACCATCCACTTGATTTCCTCTGTTTATTTTGCCATTGAAGAAATCAATAGGAACATTCATATTTTACCTAATATTTCTCTATTAGTTAACATTCAATGTAACTTAATGCTGGATCATGTGAAAGGAGGTTTGTCtttgaaaagaaaggatattacTCCTAATTACTACTGTACAAATCAGAGAAGATATTTAATTATACTTACGGGACCTCTATGGATAACTTCATACAAATTTGGACCAATCCTGTACTTCTCCAGAACTCCAGAG ATTTTCTGTGGTTATTCTAATTTCATAAGTGACCAGGAACAGTTTCCTCATCTCTACCAGATGACTCCAAAGGACACATCTCTACCCCTAGCCATCGTGTCCCTAGTAGTTCACTTCAGTTGGAACTGGGTAGGAGTGATCATAACAGATGATGACCATGGAATTCAATTTCTTTCTGAATTGAGAGCAATCATGGAAAGAAACACTGTCTGCTTATCATTTGTCACAATGATCACATacaataatatattatacattaaaatGATGAATACATATTATCACCAAATAATAATGTCATCAGCAAAAGTTGTGATTGTTTATGGTGATAAAGAATCTCCTGTACAATTGAACTTCATGATATGGAAATTCAAAAACATTCAGAGACTCTGGGTTAGTGTGTCACAATTTGATATGATAACAATGGTAAGAGATTTTATGCTTACCTCCTTGTATGGGACTCTTATTTTTTCACATCAGCAGTCTGAGATGTCTGGTTTTAAACAATTTATGCAGACAGTACACCCTTCAAACTACAGTAATGACATTTCTTTTGCTAAACTGTGGTGGACTTACTTTAAGTGTTCTTTGCCACCACCTAATTGTATAACACTGAAGAACTGTCCAACCCAAACTCTATTAAAATGGTTTTTAGTGCCACCTCTTGGAATTTCTATGAGTGAATCATGTTTCAGCTTATACAATGCTGTGCATGCTGTGGCCCACTCACTTCATGAGATGCTTCTGCAACATGTAGATACCTGCTCAGAGAATGATGGAAAGTTACTTGAATTTAATTCCTGGAAG ATGTTCTCTTTTCTGAAGACTATACAATTTTCAAATCCTTCTGGACACCAAGTAAACATGAACCAGAATAAAAAACTGGATACAGAGTATGACATTTTCTATATCGTTGATATTCTAAAACAATATggacttaaaatgaaaataggaaGGTTTTCTGGTCATTTTCCAAATGGACAACAACTTTTTATGTCTGGGAAAATGATAGATTCGGCTACAGATATCAAGAAG ATGCTACCTTCCATATGTAGTATGCCTTGCAGACCAGGACTTAGAAAATACATTAAGGAAGGAAAGGCTCCCTGTTGTTTTGATTGTTACCCTTGCCCAGAAAATGAAGTTTCCAACAGGACAG ACATGGATCAATGTGTGATGTGTCCAGAGGATGAGTATGCCAACACAGATCAAACTAACTGCCTCAAGAAAATTGTGACCTTTCTGGATTATAAAGAACCCTTGGGAatggctctggctggcttggCTCTAAGCTTCTCTGCTCTTACAGCTATTGTACTTTGTGTCTTCTTGAAACACCGAGAAACTCCCATAGTGAAGGCCAATAATGAAACTCTCAGCTATGTCCTACTCATCTCcctcatattttgttttctctgttcatTGCTCTATATTGGTCATCCAAGTACAGCTAGCTGTATGCTTCAGCAGACTACATTTGCCATTGTGTTCACTGTGGCTGCCTCTAGTGTCTTAGCCAAGACAATTACTGTAGTACTGGCATTTAAGATCACTGTTCCAGGAAGAAGACTGAGGTGGCTGCTGCTTTCAAGGGCACCTAATTACATCATTCCCATATGCACCATGATTCAAATGATTCTCTGTGGAATCTGGCTGGGAACTTCTCCTCCATTTGTTGATGTTTATACTCACATGATACATGGACACATCATCATTGTTTGTAACAAAGGTTTTGTGATTAGTTTCTATTGTGTCCTGGGATACATGGGCTCTCTGGCTCTAGCCAGTTTCACTGTAGCTTTCCTGGCCAGGAATCTGCCTGACACATTCAATGAGGCCAAGCTCCTGACAttcagcatgctggtgttctgcagtgtctggatcaccttcctccctgtctaTCACAGCACTAAGGGCAAGGCTATGGTTGCTGTGGAGGTCTTCTGTATCTTGGCCTCCAGTGCAGGGATGCTTCTTTGCATTTTTGTCCCAAAATGCTACATTATTTTGTTGAGACCACAAATCAATTCTTTTCATGAGTTTAGGAAAATGCAAGCTAAATCTAAAAATATCAATTGA